The DNA sequence GACAACGCAACTTTGGAATTTAAGAGTATAATTAATACTACTATTTATAAtacgtaattaataattgtatatatatatatatggatggtAATGATAGCGATATTTAATAGACTGGTTCAAAAATCCATACGTTAGTTCAAACCGGAGGCGAAGCTGTTCGAGTCTGCCGATTCGCTCCAGACTCAACTTTGCTGGTGACCGCGGGCGATAATGGACAAATTTGTCTTTGGGATCTTATACGTAGAAATTTGATAAGGTATTGATGAATATTTGTGAATCAAGATAAATAATGATGAGGGTTtgctatcaatttttttgttaggtCTCTTCAAGCACACGAAGGAGCTGTTCAGGGTGTCGCATTTTCTCCGGATTCAAATTGGCTTATAACCACGTGCACTCTGGgagttttgaaattattttcgtCATTTGAAATAGTCGATTCAAGTGGCAGTCACAGTTTTGACCAATCGATAAATGTATTTGCTACTGTTGACGACGCACATGATCTTGGAGTTGTTTGCTGTGATTTTTCAACTTGTCAAACAAtaacaagtaaataatttacgcTCCGCATacagagtaaaaaaagaattttttttagctccgTATTCACTCCGGGTTTAATTcgcattataaataatatatttatattatacagATGAtagaataattgaaaaaacttaTCAATTGGTAACTTGTGGAAATGATCACGATGTTAAATTGTGGGACGTCAGAGTTGCCGAGGGAAAAACTCAAACTCAGCCAATAACTGCGTCCATTAGTCTTGTAAGAGTATTTGAAAAGCATAGCAGCGCGTTAACTTGCGTAAAATTCAGTTCAAATGGTACTTATATTGTCAGCAGTGGTCTTGACAAAATAGCTGTGATATGGgaaacagtaaaaatttttatttttatcattactaattttttttctaaataaaagtataaaaatttatttatatatttatagaatacAGGAAAAATAGTATCAGTACTTCGAGCTCACAAACGTTACCTGGCATGCTGTGCATTCTCTAGGGACGGCAACGTCTTGGCCACCGGCTCCAACGACCGCAGTGTCATCGTCTGGGACCTCACGGGCAACAATCTGACCCTCGACTCAAAGTTAGTCCGTCAACCTGCGGCTCTGTCGCAATCAGCGATCGATAACCAAGACAATGATCCAGCAAATCAGGAACAAAAGTTTGTTAATTACGCCGAAAATTCTGGTAATGACGTCACGTTGATCGCGACCCTAGACGATCATGGTGGTGCTGTCAATAGTGTTGCTTTCTATGGTAACAATTTACTAGCCTCAGGATCTGGGTAATTTCCTATTTTTAtccactaaaaataataattatattcattaataatttgaaaattatcacaGAGACAAACTCGTGAGATTATGGACCGGAGAAAGAGAAGAAGAAATAGTTGATACCGAAGACGGGGAGCAGATAACGcatgttgaattaaaatttcttgataAGAGTTTCAGTCCAATAGACGGTCACAAGTACAGCGTAAATTACGTCGAGTTCAGTCCTTGCGGGACGATGTTGGCTTCTTGCTCTTTGGACGGTACCACCATGATCTGGTGCACTGAGGTATcaactataaatttatcataattatttatttatttataaatataatgaacaCAACAGAATGGCGAAGAAGCACGAGGATCATTTGTAAATTCCGGCACGGGGATTCGTGTCTGTCGCTGGTCCCCAGACGGCACCAAAATAGCGACTGCTGGAGATGATGAAAAGACAACGATCTGGGACATAAATACCATGGAGGAATtacagtataaatataaaaatatatatttaaatatctatatgcATATACGTACACTTTGTTTAGTTGATTTTGTGTAATTCtacaatgtaaatattaatgataaataatatcaggAATTTTGAATGCAGAATTTTTGAAGGCCACGCGGATGCTGTGACAGCGGTAGCATTTACTCCGGATTCAAGTTACATTATCACGGCATGCAGTGAAGGAACGTGGAGAATATTTGAGATCTTCGGAGATTCAAACGCACTGACTGTATGCGACGCTCACGACCTCGGGGTTCAGGGATGCGACTTTAGTCCAGCGACTTCTTCGCCATTTACAGCAGGTGTTGGTATgcgattttattataaataaattatttcatactaataaaaaattattaaaaggtTCCCACCAGCCGCCAACGAATGAGGACGGCTGCAAAAGCTATACCTTAGCCAGCTGTGGAAACGACTCGCTGGTAAAATTGTGGCAGATTAAAGTCCTGAAGAAAGATAAGAGTGATAATAATGAGTCTGAAGATGAAGAAGGATCCAATGCCAATCCATTGGTGACTTTTAGAGAAAAGCGAGTGCTTACTGGTCACGGTGGGAATGTTATGGATGTCAAGTTCGCGCCTTTTCATGGTGAAATTATTGGTAGTGTTGCTACTGATCGAACCGCTCGCATATGGAGTGTAGTAAGTATCCgcctatttattattattgtcattataacttcctggtaaattatttaatggattTATCATAAAGAATTCAGGGATGTGTCTGTTTGTACTGGAATACCACGAAAGTTTAGTTACTTGTTGTGCCTTTTCCGGTGACACAGCATTATTTGCTACAGGTaaaccttttattttattaaattacccctgatagtaaataataaataaattgtagggGCTCTGGATAAAACAGTAGCAATATGGCGGCTTCCACAGCAACTTATATCTCAAAGTATTCTAATAGACCAATTACGAAACAataggaaaaatataattgattggAAAACTGAGGATATTGTGAAATGGTTAATTGAAATTGACTTGGGGGTGTTGGAGTCTCGTTTCGCTGCATCACGTCTCAATGGAAGACTTCTGCTGACTTTGCCTGACGAAGTTATCATCGCGCGGCTCGGGCTCATAGACTACCCAAAtgttactatttaaatttataatttatcatttatcttTGAACcctaatcataattttaatctgCGCTCTTTTATCCAGGTGCTTAAATCATTTAGGAACCAGCTGTACTGGCTAAAGCAGCAGGACATCAACACCTCCAATAGCATTGACGAGGACACTGAGGTTCCTGATGAATATCTGTGTCCGATAACTCACGAAATAATGCGGGAACCAGTTAAGTGCTCCGACGGTTTTGTCTACGAGAAGGCGGCTATCAACGAGTGGTTCCTCTGCGGCAAGTACACCAGCCCCATGACGAACGAGTCTCTGAATGACACGTCAATTACTCCAGCAATTGCTTTGAGAAATGCCATTTGTACTTTTCTTCACGGCGAGCGTTCcgatgattaatttattttttatattttattactataggGGTGTGCGAATCGTGTTCGAATCGAAtataatcgataaatttaaaactttttgaattGTTCGTAAATTTGCCTTtttgacatctataagatatcaGTTTTTAGGCTGTTCTTTTACATATCGATAAGGCaccaaaatgttgacaaaatgattagaaatttatgtcaccgGAAAAATATCTACTTAAAAGACTTGACACGAGATCCGAAGTTTAaatcgaaaattcaaattttcaaactatTCGCATACTTCTATACTATTGTTATTGTCACATATTTTccgaattcatttttatattgtgataattataaatttattgtattacacatatttatacatatattaaatcaatgatttatttttagcactaaatttaaaaaatatatttactggTACTCCTAAAGATGGCGATTCTAGTTACTTCTGTACCTTAATTCCCATTCCCATTTTTTATTGCCCGATACTTTATCGGCAGTCATACGTGTCCACAcacatgaacattttttttcaacatacatttacatatatataaacatatacatatatataccacGCCCGTTGCATCCGTGTGAGACATTGCTCTCTTCTTTATTAAATGTAAGcatttccattaaaaaatttcgttggTTCGCTCGAGCTCAAGTATTGGATCCtaactatcattattattattttcactcaaaAAATTGTCTGAACAAAAACAATGGTAAgcgcaattataaattatattatcaaagggccagacaaatttaatgatttatttattttttaaaattgcaggCGTCTTACTCAGAGGATCAACTTGCAGGTAAAACATTTTTCATGGCGGAGTTTTgtttagtgtttttttttttaaatacataagaaatattttaaaaaattacaagagaATGGAGCGAGGCGATGGCTGATGAGCTGGTTAACGTTGATCACTTTCGATGATGTTTAAATGGGGTCAAGAGTAAATAATCTCCGTCTTTAAACGAACCCCTACTCTGGTGATCCCTTAAATGCGTTATTGAGACTAAATAACCTTTTATAGACAAACATTTAGCAGAAACGGTTATGGAGGTGGTCATATTGTCTCAACACTGCTATAATTTAGCTTTTAACTGGTGTAGTGGTAGCAccggttaaatattttatttttttatcattcgtcATCGAATAACTGAGCGGTCAACTTGCTGtctgcgttttttttttaaatttgtaaatttaacttttaaaatgtaCGGGTTTAGTTATCAGGAGCTAACTCACAGAATGCTGTCATCAATTGACGGTCTGATTCGTTGACATtgtgctaattttttttttttttttaattatattttatttattatttattatttttgtttagaatTCCAAGAAGCATTCCAGTTGTTTGACAGCCGCGGAGATGGGAAAATCCACGTCTCTCAGATAGGCGATGCCCTGCGGGCTTTGGGACAGAACCCTACGGAGTCtgatgtcaaaaaatttacgcACCAGCACAAACCAGATGAGCGCATAAGTTTTGAAGTATTTCTGCCAATCTATCAAGCCATTAGCAAATCACGCACTTCTGACACTGCTGATGATTTCATCGAAGGATTACGTCACTTTGACAAAGATGGAAATGGAATAATTTCCTCAGCTGAGTTGAGACACCTGCTGACTACACTCGGTAcacttatttctttttttttaagtatagcTACACGTTTttgttttacaaatatttcttatctTTTGGTTTGACAGGTGAAAAATTGAGCGATGAAGAAGTCGAAACTCTGCTTGCTGGGCATGAAGATTCCCaaggaaatattaattacgaaGAATTCGTTCGTCAAATTATGTGCGgctaattaatatattaatttaaagttaagcAATTATTCCTaatgcatttatttaaattttttttcttattttatcatttaataaaattatattattattattactatgtattaattttataaataatttacacttttaattacatattattttttaattactatgcTATTAAAATTcgccataaatttttttttataaattaatcgggtataaataaaaatattagaataaatttcTACTAGCGGTAATTAGTAAATCTaagacaattataaatatttaaatagaataaaaaaatttttaatttaaatcttgagTAAGAATAGTATCATAGACTAGtaagtaaaattatcaattttttgttacgGAAAAAATAGGAGGGTAAAATGGACACtactaaacaaatttaatgacatgacctagtaataatttttttttaaatttttgacagaagaagtttctaaaaaaatcaacttttcaaataaatttctacatCCGTCATGTTgctcttttatttaaaaaaaaaccacatCCCATTTTGCCCCGGTTTAGTCTACAGCTGAGACCGAACTATAGCAAAAAATTGTCAGTGTCAGTACTGTCAGTACTATAGCTAGAGCACGATGTGACAGCTCCCTTAAGTTGGCGGGGGGAATTcgatttttggcaaattttttttagcaattcgtttgttcgtcgattgttcgtcaatgttcgctataaataattatttgttcgttctttatttttttttaaataaatttttaaaaatttatttgaagttagcggtgactatactcattttctatcttttttaattttttttccatttatcttgatttgtttgttaataccccaccaaaaatagcgtttgtttgtttgtttttatatttataattaattattaaaattttaattatgcccGTTGATCTAATAGTAgttgtgcgcatgcgcaagtgTCTGCTctaggtttaaaattttttattgttttcattattatttatgttttaattaaattagtaatcttatcaagtaattatcaaatcctGTTGATCATCTAGCACATCGTAAGAGTATCCAGGTATTTATCGGAGAGAAATGTCAATAagccacaataaaatatgaaacgaaAGAGTCCTCAAAGAATCTTAGAAAAccacttttaatattattattattatctttatttatttaatatttaatacactcgactaattattttgttttatcaatattaattatgtattaaaaatactgaaaacattttaatgttattttcatttactcttttataatttaccgctCTGTTTTGTAACTTACGTGGTGTGTCACctattatcaagtattttaactTGCCGTTCAACTAGTATTTTTGTGTTACACAGTTGGTCTCATAAATAGTTGGTAAACcaattactaaattacaagtatcatcgaagtcaataataaataaatataatattggagcaggtttgtaaaattaaactaataattaattatttatttaatattagagtagacttatacaattgaagttattaattattcatttgcgcaatttttataaatttatattttgcgtCTACATTGAGACTCAAAATAACTTAGCCtaagaaatttgatgaaaattttaattaatatttattattaaacatcattttataattaaagatgtttttctaattttttttttttttttttttttttttttttccaaatattaaaattttttttatttttcagttttgaaaacaatatttttataccactTATCAAAATGGAGCTCAACTCTATAATGTTTCACCAATCGGATGTGATTCTTTCATCTAATCTCCAACATTATTTGTCCTTCAtttatatgtaagtatattaccattaattattagtactgctattaataatttttacatcattttattttttaattataaatgtgtaAGTATTTATGATCTTGGCGATTCTTGGAGTAGTTCAAATGTTATTATAGAAGTCACAGTTTattgaattgttaattatttcaagctgaaatttatatttataattttactagcCGACCTGATAATAACAGatacaacaaaaaaagaattagcGAAATCGGCCCAGCCGTTTACGCCCGATGCTGTAAACGAGGGAAATCAGGatttatttgcatatataAAGATATGCATTAAGAATATTCAAACTTATGTTTGCGTATTGTTTGATTGCGATTTTTATGTATGGAAAGCGCccaattttaagtaataaataaaaatttctctttaaaattacatcgtttttaattttatgatcggAACGTTTTAATTCCGTTTTAGGCATCGTGGgaactgattaattattttattgttattaatttcagatttttttatttattcgaacaCCTTTTTAAGATGAATTTTCCCAGTGACAACAAGGAAAAGTtcagcaaaattattaattggagTTTATTGGTAAGTAGCTAGTTTtgcaaacagtaaaaaaattatcattaataattttttttttttttttgcacatagtaaaattaaatatttaaatcaaatcatTTCCTAAAGGTcgtctcaaaaataaaagtatttaatggtAAGCAATTACCGATTTTGAcaaatcatcataaataatgaaGACATGTTTGCcgttgtcacaaaaaaaaagttctgccATGGCACATGGCAAAAAAGTGTAAGAAAAGAGCAGCATCAGACACGGTATCGAATACGATGATAGAATAGTTAATAGCAGTGCCGTCACTATTTTCACGATCCAAGTTACTGTAGATCTCATTTGACCGATAGCAATGTAGATACAGAACTTTTTCTTCTCCGCACCAGCATAATCGAAACgctcttaattaataatagtctCAATAGCCAAAAAACTCTTTCCGATCGGTCCATCATCAACGATCAACTTATATTATCTACTGTACCAATTATCACCAGTGACTCAGTGAGTCTACATCCCGGATTCCAGTTTGCATAGCCTCTCTAGTCAACTctgtatagaaaaaataatcgatataataatataatcataaaatataactgtTACCCtgatcaacaaaaataatttggaatgattcaaaacaatttgaatcgactaatatatagatatacactcaACATCaagcaaatcatttttcttaatcagggtactgatcaaaaaattttcagagttcaaaaacttattgataataatactaataattaatggtaatatacttacatataaaTGAAGGACAAATAATGTTGGAGATTAGATGAAAGAATCACATCCGATTGGTGAAACATTATAGAGTTGAGCTCCATTTTGATAagtggtataaaaatattgttttcaaaactgaaaaataaaaaaaattttaatatttggaaaaaaaaaaaaaaaaaaaaaaaaaaaaaaattagaaaaacatctttaattataaaatgatgtttaataataaatattaattaaaattttcatcaaatttcttaGGCTAAGTTATTTTGAGTCTCAATGTAGacgcaaaatataaatttataaaaattgcgcaaatgaataattaataacttcaattgtataagtctactctaatattaaataaataattaattattagtttaattttacaaacctgctccaatattatatttatttattattgacttcgatgatacttgtaatttagtaattgGTTTACCAACTATTTATGAGACCAACTGTGTAACACAAAAATACTAGTTGAACGGCAagttaaaatacttgataatagGTGACACACCACGTAAGTTACAAAACAGagcggtaaattataaaagagtaaatgaaaataacattaaaatgttttcagtatttttaatacataattaatattgataaaacaaaataattagtcgagtgtattaaatattaaataaataaagataataataataatattaaaagtggTTTTCTAAGATTCTTTGAGGACTCTttcgtttcatattttattgtggctTATTGACATTTCTCTCCGATAAATACCTGGATACTCTTACGATGTGCTAGATGATCAACaggatttgataattacttgataagattactaatttaattaaaacataaataataatgaaaacaataaaaaattttaaacctagAGCAGAcacttgcgcatgcgcacaacTACTATTAGATCAACgggcataattaaaattttaataattaattataaatataaaaacaaacaaacaaacgctatttttggtggggtattaacaaacaaatcaagataaatggaaaaaaaattaaaaaagatagaaaatgagtatagtcaccgctaacttcaaataaatttttaaaaatttatttaaaaaaaaataaagaacgaacaaataattatttatagcgaacattgacgaacaatcgacgaacaaacgaattgctaaaaaaaatttgccaaaaatcgAATTCCCCCCGCCAACTTAAGGGAGCTCGATGTGACTCACATTGATCTACCACGTGATCTGTATGGATATACGTATACGCGCCCCCTTTCCACCCACGAGGGCCACGAAACACGAACACGGAGCAGGAGCACGAGACACTAGCGAGATCTTTACTTAGCACACCACTACCAGGAACCAGAGCAACAGCAACTACGCTAAGGCGACCATTTTGATTGTTGGAACTGCGACATCCCACATCCTCAATAAAATACGCATTATCATTTAATGTATATCTCTGTTGAGTAGTTTATCTCGTGAGTATTTACAATTGATTACAGGTGTTATTAAACTTatcagttattttaattatttaacaactaaagatcatatttatttgtatcacCATTTAGCTAAAAAACGTTAACTGcgtacaaaatatatataaaacgtGTCCATTGTTCGTTTCTGAACGACACCATTCACGCCTACCAGTCATTTAAACAATCAagattttacgaaaaaaaaagtatgaattttAGTTCttatttttcgttaattaattGGGAAAGTAATCAAGACGAAATAATGCCtagtttaatttcaaataataattggtaagtttttttattattttacttttttttatttcaattattatttttatttctcccatatttcattgttttatttttttatcaatccaATGTCgccattttgtttttaaaatttatatacataaatatatatgaacaatatcccaaaataaattgtcaattttaaaaaaagtaatttacaaattatatatttaaactacatatttatatttactaaatcaatacataaattttcaaatatatatcacatattttttatttaattccaataaattatataatgcATTTGAaagtacatttattattattattaaaataacaagtATTAACgtcatcaaaaatatatatgaagaaaa is a window from the Microplitis demolitor isolate Queensland-Clemson2020A chromosome 4, iyMicDemo2.1a, whole genome shotgun sequence genome containing:
- the LOC103576371 gene encoding WD repeat, SAM and U-box domain-containing protein 1, with protein sequence MDSSIEDAHILQTLSVHRNDVNSVDFAADCTLVTGSGDKSVRVWKWHQGSGYEQVSWSPLMGHKYGVTCVKVSPQSTMLASASIDGTTQLWNLRTGSKIHTLVQTGGEAVRVCRFAPDSTLLVTAGDNGQICLWDLIRRNLIRSLQAHEGAVQGVAFSPDSNWLITTCTLGVLKLFSSFEIVDSSGSHSFDQSINVFATVDDAHDLGVVCCDFSTCQTITNDRIIEKTYQLVTCGNDHDVKLWDVRVAEGKTQTQPITASISLVRVFEKHSSALTCVKFSSNGTYIVSSGLDKIAVIWETNTGKIVSVLRAHKRYLACCAFSRDGNVLATGSNDRSVIVWDLTGNNLTLDSKLVRQPAALSQSAIDNQDNDPANQEQKFVNYAENSGNDVTLIATLDDHGGAVNSVAFYGNNLLASGSGDKLVRLWTGEREEEIVDTEDGEQITHVELKFLDKSFSPIDGHKYSVNYVEFSPCGTMLASCSLDGTTMIWCTENGEEARGSFVNSGTGIRVCRWSPDGTKIATAGDDEKTTIWDINTMEELQIFEGHADAVTAVAFTPDSSYIITACSEGTWRIFEIFGDSNALTVCDAHDLGVQGCDFSPATSSPFTAGVGSHQPPTNEDGCKSYTLASCGNDSLVKLWQIKVLKKDKSDNNESEDEEGSNANPLVTFREKRVLTGHGGNVMDVKFAPFHGEIIGSVATDRTARIWSVNSGMCLFVLEYHESLVTCCAFSGDTALFATGALDKTVAIWRLPQQLISQSILIDQLRNNRKNIIDWKTEDIVKWLIEIDLGVLESRFAASRLNGRLLLTLPDEVIIARLGLIDYPNVLKSFRNQLYWLKQQDINTSNSIDEDTEVPDEYLCPITHEIMREPVKCSDGFVYEKAAINEWFLCGKYTSPMTNESLNDTSITPAIALRNAICTFLHGERSDD
- the LOC103576372 gene encoding myosin-2 essential light chain isoform X2, producing MASYSEDQLAEFQEAFQLFDSRGDGKIHVSQIGDALRALGQNPTESDVKKFTHQHKPDERISFEVFLPIYQAISKSRTSDTADDFIEGLRHFDKDGNGIISSAELRHLLTTLGEKLSDEEVETLLAGHEDSQGNINYEEFVRQIMCG
- the LOC103576372 gene encoding myosin-2 essential light chain isoform X1, translated to MYGFSYQELTHRMLSSIDEFQEAFQLFDSRGDGKIHVSQIGDALRALGQNPTESDVKKFTHQHKPDERISFEVFLPIYQAISKSRTSDTADDFIEGLRHFDKDGNGIISSAELRHLLTTLGEKLSDEEVETLLAGHEDSQGNINYEEFVRQIMCG